One genomic window of Serinus canaria isolate serCan28SL12 chromosome 4, serCan2020, whole genome shotgun sequence includes the following:
- the PCDH18 gene encoding protocadherin-18 isoform X1 has product MYRIDGKMHFLFIFALIVISCNNAVMGKNLKYRIYEEQRVGSVIARLSEDVADVLLKMPNPSSVRFRAMQRGNSPLLVVREDNGEISIGAKIDREQLCQKNLNCSIEFDVITLPTEHLQLFHVEVEVLDINDNSPQFSRALIPIEISESAAVGTRIPLDSAFDPDVGDNSLHTYSLSANDFFSIDVRTRTDGAKYAELIVVRELDRELKSTYELQLTASDKGVPQRSGSSLLKISISDSNDNSPVFEQQSYIIQLLENSPIGTLLIDLNATDPDEGANGKVVYSFSSHVSAKIIETFRIDPEKGHLTLLKQVDYEVTKSYEIDAQAQDMGPNSIPAHCKIIIKVVDVNDNKPEINLNLMSTEREEVACISEGSPLDTFVALVRVQDKDSGVNGEIVCKLHGHGHFKLQKTYENNYLILTNATLDREKRSEYILTVIAEDKGTPSLSTVKHFTVQISDENDNPPRFQTNRYEVVILENNSPGAYITSVTATDPDLGDNGQVTYTILENSVLGSSITTYVTIDPSNGAIYALRTFDHEEVNQIAFMVQARDGGSQQLSSNTTVVLTIIDENDNAPVIVGPALRNSTAEISIPKDAEIGFLVTRIRATDRDSGMNSELSCSIAADKENNIFVMDPQTCDISINVSVESVPAKQWEFLVIVQDKGSPQLSTKALLKCTILEHVYSFPSTEATLVSQPSLDISMITIISLGSICAVLLVIMVIFATRCNREKKDTRSYNCRVAESTYQHHPKRPSRQIHKGDITLVPTVNGTLPIRSHHRASPSSSPALERGQMSSRQSHHSHQSLNSLVTISSNHVPENFSLELTHATPAVEQVSQLLSMLHQGQYQPRPSFRGNKYSRSYRYALQDMDKFSLKDSGRGDSEAGDSDYDLGRESPIDRLLGEGFSDLFLTDGRIPAAMRLCTEECRVLGHSDQCWMPPLPSPSSDYRSNMFIPGEEFQSPQQQHLQQQHHQGLEEDVQAADTSEKKKSFSTFGKDCQSEEESGDTCTSSLLSEMSSVFQRLLPPSLDAYTECNEMDRSNSLERRKGHLPAKNVNYPPGVAAWAASTHFQNPANSGPALGTHSGAQPSSKWLPAMEEIPENYEEDDFDNVLNHLSDGKHELMDASELVAEINKLLQDVRQN; this is encoded by the exons ATGTATCGAATCGACGGTAAAATGcactttttattcatttttgcACTGATCGTAATATCTTGCAATAATGCTGTGATGGGCAAGAATTTGAAATACAGGATTTATGAGGAGCAGAGGGTTGGATCAGTAATAGCAAGACTATCGGAGGATGTTGCtgatgttttattaaaaatgcctAACCCTTCCTCAGTTCGGTTTCGAGCCATGCAAAGGGGAAATTCTCCCTTGCTTGTAGTCCGTGAGGATAATGGAGAAATCAGCATAGGAGCTAAAATTGATCGGGAACAACTGTGCCAGAAAAACTTAAACTGCTCCATAGAGTTTGATGTGATCACTCTGCCCACTGAAcatctgcagcttttccatgttGAAGTTGAGGTGCTGGATATTAATGACAACTCTCCGCAGTTTTCCAGAGCTCTTATCCCTATTGAGATATCAGAGAGTGCAGCTGTAGGAACTCGGATCCCTTTGGACAGTGCTTTTGATCCAGATGTGGGAGACAACTCCCTTCACACTTATTCTCTTTCTGCAAACGATTTTTTTAGCATTGATGTGAGAACCAGGACTGACGGTGCTAAGTATGCAGAGCTGATTGTGGTCAGAGAGCTGGATCGCGAGTTGAAGTCGACTTACGAACTCCAACTCACTGCCTCTGACAAAGGGGTGCCTCAGAGATCTGGGTCATCCCTCctgaaaatcagcatttctgatTCCAATGACAACAGCCCTGTGTTTGAGCAGCAGTCATATATTATCCAGCTCTTGGAAAACTCTCCTATTGGGACTTTGCTCATAGACCTCAATGCTACTGATCCAGATGAGGGCGCCAATGGGAAGGTCGTGTATTCCTTTAGCAGTCATGTGTCTGCCAAAATTATAGAAACTTTTAGGATAGACCCAGAAAAAGGTCACCTGACCCTGCTGAAGCAAGTGGACTATGAAGTAACCAAATCCTATGAAATTGATGCTCAGGCTCAGGATATGGGGCCAAATTCTATTCCAGCTCACTGCAAAATTATAATTAAAGTTGTGGATGTGAATGACAACAAGCCAGAAATCAACTTAAATTTGATGTccacagagagagaagaggtaGCTTGCATTTCTGAGGGGTCACCCCTGGACACCTTTGTTGCCCTGGTCAGAGTGCAAGATAAGGACTCTGGTGTGAATGGAGAGATCGTTTGTAAGCTCCATGGGCATGGCCACTTTAAACTTCAAAAGACTTATGAAAATAACTATTTAATCTTAACTAATGCCACTCTAGATAGGGAAAAGAGATCTGAATACATCTTGACTGTAATAGCAGAGGACAAGGGAACGCCAAGTCTCTCCACAGTGAAACACTTTACTGTCCAAATCAGTGATGAAAATGACAACCCACCCCGCTTCCAGACAAACAGATATGAAGTTGTTATCTTGGAAAATAACTCTCCTGGAGCATACATCACATCAGTCACAGCCACAGACCCTGATCTAGGTGACAATGGGCAGGTGACATACACTATTTTGGAGAACTCTGTTTTGGGAAGTTCTATAACCACCTATGTGACCATTGATCCCTCCAACGGGGCGATCTATGCCCTGCGAACCTTTGATCATGAAGAAGTAAATCAAATTGCCTTCATGGTCCAAGCTAGGGATGGagggagccagcagctcagTAGCAACACCACAGTTGTACTCACCATCATTGATGAAAACGACAACGCTCCCGTCATCGTGGGGCCGGCGCTACgcaacagcacagcagaaatctCAATCCCTAAAGATGCTGAAATCGGCTTTCTTGTCACCAGGATAAGGGCTACAGACAGAGACTCTGGTATGAActctgagctcagctgctccataGCAGCTGACAAGGAAAACAACATCTTTGTGATGGATCCCCAAACTTGTGACATCTCTATCAATGTGAGTGTTGAATCAGTTCCAGCAAAACAATGGGAGTTTTTGGTAATAGTCCAGGATAAAGGCAGTCCTCAGCTTAGTACTAAAGCTCTTCTGAAATGTACCATTTTGGAGCATGTTTATTCATTTCCAAGCACCGAAGCAACTTTGGTaagccagccctccctggaCATCTCCATGATAACGATTATATCCTTAGGATCTATATGTGCAGTGCTATTGGTTATTATGGTTATCTTTGCCACGAGGTGCAATCGAGAGAAAAAGGACACCAGGTCTTACAACTGCCGCGTGGCCGAATCAACCTACCAGCACCATCCAAAACGTCCCTCCAGGCAGATCCACAAAGGGGACATCACACTGGTGCCGACGGTTAATGGCACTCTACCCATCAGGTCTCACCACAGAGCTTCGCCATCATCATCCCCGGCCCTGGAGAGGGGTCAAATGAGCAGCCGGcagagccaccacagccaccaATCACTGAACAGCCTGGTGACCATCTCCTCCAACCATGTGCCGGAAAACTTCTCCCTGGAACTCACCCATGCTACCCCAGCTGTCGAG caggtttctcagcttctctcgATGCTTCACCAGGGCCAGTATCAACCAAGGCCAAGTTTTAGAGGAAACAAATATTCCAGAAGCTACAG ATATGCCCTACAAGATATGGATAAATTCAGCTTGAAAGACAGTGGCCGGGGTGATAGTGAAGCTGGAGACAGTGATTATGATTTGGGGAGAGAGTCTCCAATTGACAGACTTCTTGGGGAAGGATTCAGTGACCTTTTCCTTACAGATGGAAGAATTCCTGCAG CCATGCGCCTGTGCACGGAGGAGTGCAGGGTCCTGGGCCACTCGGACCAGTGCTGGATGCCCCCGctgccctctccctcctctgacTACAGAAGCAACATGTTCATCCCTGGGGAGGAGTTCCAgtcaccccagcagcagcacctgcagcagcagcatcaccaggGCCTCGAGGAGGATGTCCAAGCAGCCGACACCAGTGAGAAGAAGAAGAGCTTTTCAACATTTGGGAAGGACTGCCAGAGTGAGGAGGAGTCAGGGGACACCTgcacctcctccctcctctccgAAATGAGCAGCGTCTTCCAGCGCCTGCTGCCTCCCTCGTTGGACGCCTACACGGAGTGCAATGAGATGGATCGCTCCAACTCGCTGGAGCGCAGGAAGGGACATTTGCCAGCCAAGAATGTAAATTATCCACCGGGggtggcagcctgggcagccagcACACATTTCCAAAACCCTGCCAACAGCGGGCCCGCTCTAGGGACTCACTCGGGTGCGCAGCCTTCATCCAAATGGCTGCcagccatggaggagatccCGGAGAATTATGAGGAGGATGATTTTGACAATGTGCTCAACCACCTAAGCGACGGCAAACATGAACTCATGGATGCCAGTGAGCTGGTGGCAGAAATTAACAAGCTGCTGCAAGATGTCCGGCAGAACTAG
- the PCDH18 gene encoding protocadherin-18 isoform X2 translates to MYRIDGKMHFLFIFALIVISCNNAVMGKNLKYRIYEEQRVGSVIARLSEDVADVLLKMPNPSSVRFRAMQRGNSPLLVVREDNGEISIGAKIDREQLCQKNLNCSIEFDVITLPTEHLQLFHVEVEVLDINDNSPQFSRALIPIEISESAAVGTRIPLDSAFDPDVGDNSLHTYSLSANDFFSIDVRTRTDGAKYAELIVVRELDRELKSTYELQLTASDKGVPQRSGSSLLKISISDSNDNSPVFEQQSYIIQLLENSPIGTLLIDLNATDPDEGANGKVVYSFSSHVSAKIIETFRIDPEKGHLTLLKQVDYEVTKSYEIDAQAQDMGPNSIPAHCKIIIKVVDVNDNKPEINLNLMSTEREEVACISEGSPLDTFVALVRVQDKDSGVNGEIVCKLHGHGHFKLQKTYENNYLILTNATLDREKRSEYILTVIAEDKGTPSLSTVKHFTVQISDENDNPPRFQTNRYEVVILENNSPGAYITSVTATDPDLGDNGQVTYTILENSVLGSSITTYVTIDPSNGAIYALRTFDHEEVNQIAFMVQARDGGSQQLSSNTTVVLTIIDENDNAPVIVGPALRNSTAEISIPKDAEIGFLVTRIRATDRDSGMNSELSCSIAADKENNIFVMDPQTCDISINVSVESVPAKQWEFLVIVQDKGSPQLSTKALLKCTILEHVYSFPSTEATLVSQPSLDISMITIISLGSICAVLLVIMVIFATRCNREKKDTRSYNCRVAESTYQHHPKRPSRQIHKGDITLVPTVNGTLPIRSHHRASPSSSPALERGQMSSRQSHHSHQSLNSLVTISSNHVPENFSLELTHATPAVEVSQLLSMLHQGQYQPRPSFRGNKYSRSYRYALQDMDKFSLKDSGRGDSEAGDSDYDLGRESPIDRLLGEGFSDLFLTDGRIPAAMRLCTEECRVLGHSDQCWMPPLPSPSSDYRSNMFIPGEEFQSPQQQHLQQQHHQGLEEDVQAADTSEKKKSFSTFGKDCQSEEESGDTCTSSLLSEMSSVFQRLLPPSLDAYTECNEMDRSNSLERRKGHLPAKNVNYPPGVAAWAASTHFQNPANSGPALGTHSGAQPSSKWLPAMEEIPENYEEDDFDNVLNHLSDGKHELMDASELVAEINKLLQDVRQN, encoded by the exons ATGTATCGAATCGACGGTAAAATGcactttttattcatttttgcACTGATCGTAATATCTTGCAATAATGCTGTGATGGGCAAGAATTTGAAATACAGGATTTATGAGGAGCAGAGGGTTGGATCAGTAATAGCAAGACTATCGGAGGATGTTGCtgatgttttattaaaaatgcctAACCCTTCCTCAGTTCGGTTTCGAGCCATGCAAAGGGGAAATTCTCCCTTGCTTGTAGTCCGTGAGGATAATGGAGAAATCAGCATAGGAGCTAAAATTGATCGGGAACAACTGTGCCAGAAAAACTTAAACTGCTCCATAGAGTTTGATGTGATCACTCTGCCCACTGAAcatctgcagcttttccatgttGAAGTTGAGGTGCTGGATATTAATGACAACTCTCCGCAGTTTTCCAGAGCTCTTATCCCTATTGAGATATCAGAGAGTGCAGCTGTAGGAACTCGGATCCCTTTGGACAGTGCTTTTGATCCAGATGTGGGAGACAACTCCCTTCACACTTATTCTCTTTCTGCAAACGATTTTTTTAGCATTGATGTGAGAACCAGGACTGACGGTGCTAAGTATGCAGAGCTGATTGTGGTCAGAGAGCTGGATCGCGAGTTGAAGTCGACTTACGAACTCCAACTCACTGCCTCTGACAAAGGGGTGCCTCAGAGATCTGGGTCATCCCTCctgaaaatcagcatttctgatTCCAATGACAACAGCCCTGTGTTTGAGCAGCAGTCATATATTATCCAGCTCTTGGAAAACTCTCCTATTGGGACTTTGCTCATAGACCTCAATGCTACTGATCCAGATGAGGGCGCCAATGGGAAGGTCGTGTATTCCTTTAGCAGTCATGTGTCTGCCAAAATTATAGAAACTTTTAGGATAGACCCAGAAAAAGGTCACCTGACCCTGCTGAAGCAAGTGGACTATGAAGTAACCAAATCCTATGAAATTGATGCTCAGGCTCAGGATATGGGGCCAAATTCTATTCCAGCTCACTGCAAAATTATAATTAAAGTTGTGGATGTGAATGACAACAAGCCAGAAATCAACTTAAATTTGATGTccacagagagagaagaggtaGCTTGCATTTCTGAGGGGTCACCCCTGGACACCTTTGTTGCCCTGGTCAGAGTGCAAGATAAGGACTCTGGTGTGAATGGAGAGATCGTTTGTAAGCTCCATGGGCATGGCCACTTTAAACTTCAAAAGACTTATGAAAATAACTATTTAATCTTAACTAATGCCACTCTAGATAGGGAAAAGAGATCTGAATACATCTTGACTGTAATAGCAGAGGACAAGGGAACGCCAAGTCTCTCCACAGTGAAACACTTTACTGTCCAAATCAGTGATGAAAATGACAACCCACCCCGCTTCCAGACAAACAGATATGAAGTTGTTATCTTGGAAAATAACTCTCCTGGAGCATACATCACATCAGTCACAGCCACAGACCCTGATCTAGGTGACAATGGGCAGGTGACATACACTATTTTGGAGAACTCTGTTTTGGGAAGTTCTATAACCACCTATGTGACCATTGATCCCTCCAACGGGGCGATCTATGCCCTGCGAACCTTTGATCATGAAGAAGTAAATCAAATTGCCTTCATGGTCCAAGCTAGGGATGGagggagccagcagctcagTAGCAACACCACAGTTGTACTCACCATCATTGATGAAAACGACAACGCTCCCGTCATCGTGGGGCCGGCGCTACgcaacagcacagcagaaatctCAATCCCTAAAGATGCTGAAATCGGCTTTCTTGTCACCAGGATAAGGGCTACAGACAGAGACTCTGGTATGAActctgagctcagctgctccataGCAGCTGACAAGGAAAACAACATCTTTGTGATGGATCCCCAAACTTGTGACATCTCTATCAATGTGAGTGTTGAATCAGTTCCAGCAAAACAATGGGAGTTTTTGGTAATAGTCCAGGATAAAGGCAGTCCTCAGCTTAGTACTAAAGCTCTTCTGAAATGTACCATTTTGGAGCATGTTTATTCATTTCCAAGCACCGAAGCAACTTTGGTaagccagccctccctggaCATCTCCATGATAACGATTATATCCTTAGGATCTATATGTGCAGTGCTATTGGTTATTATGGTTATCTTTGCCACGAGGTGCAATCGAGAGAAAAAGGACACCAGGTCTTACAACTGCCGCGTGGCCGAATCAACCTACCAGCACCATCCAAAACGTCCCTCCAGGCAGATCCACAAAGGGGACATCACACTGGTGCCGACGGTTAATGGCACTCTACCCATCAGGTCTCACCACAGAGCTTCGCCATCATCATCCCCGGCCCTGGAGAGGGGTCAAATGAGCAGCCGGcagagccaccacagccaccaATCACTGAACAGCCTGGTGACCATCTCCTCCAACCATGTGCCGGAAAACTTCTCCCTGGAACTCACCCATGCTACCCCAGCTGTCGAG gtttctcagcttctctcgATGCTTCACCAGGGCCAGTATCAACCAAGGCCAAGTTTTAGAGGAAACAAATATTCCAGAAGCTACAG ATATGCCCTACAAGATATGGATAAATTCAGCTTGAAAGACAGTGGCCGGGGTGATAGTGAAGCTGGAGACAGTGATTATGATTTGGGGAGAGAGTCTCCAATTGACAGACTTCTTGGGGAAGGATTCAGTGACCTTTTCCTTACAGATGGAAGAATTCCTGCAG CCATGCGCCTGTGCACGGAGGAGTGCAGGGTCCTGGGCCACTCGGACCAGTGCTGGATGCCCCCGctgccctctccctcctctgacTACAGAAGCAACATGTTCATCCCTGGGGAGGAGTTCCAgtcaccccagcagcagcacctgcagcagcagcatcaccaggGCCTCGAGGAGGATGTCCAAGCAGCCGACACCAGTGAGAAGAAGAAGAGCTTTTCAACATTTGGGAAGGACTGCCAGAGTGAGGAGGAGTCAGGGGACACCTgcacctcctccctcctctccgAAATGAGCAGCGTCTTCCAGCGCCTGCTGCCTCCCTCGTTGGACGCCTACACGGAGTGCAATGAGATGGATCGCTCCAACTCGCTGGAGCGCAGGAAGGGACATTTGCCAGCCAAGAATGTAAATTATCCACCGGGggtggcagcctgggcagccagcACACATTTCCAAAACCCTGCCAACAGCGGGCCCGCTCTAGGGACTCACTCGGGTGCGCAGCCTTCATCCAAATGGCTGCcagccatggaggagatccCGGAGAATTATGAGGAGGATGATTTTGACAATGTGCTCAACCACCTAAGCGACGGCAAACATGAACTCATGGATGCCAGTGAGCTGGTGGCAGAAATTAACAAGCTGCTGCAAGATGTCCGGCAGAACTAG